In Ictalurus furcatus strain D&B chromosome 20, Billie_1.0, whole genome shotgun sequence, the DNA window CACAGCTgtatatttctgtgtaatagAACTGAATAACCTAAATCAGATTAGATCAGATTCATCAGTCCTTAAAAATCCTAGCATTATAAACACGTTAAATCATTCATCTTAAAACAGTGCTCTCTGAATTCAATAAACCTCCACAGAAAGTTTCTCAGTACTGAATTTGTTCAGATGATGATCATGTAGAACTTTATTTCTGCTTTTACTTGACGCTCCTCCTGAATGTTCCAGTGTGTGTGAACATACTTACTTAgtgtatccaaaaaaaaaagtatatatacagtatacgtaCATTTCGCTATATTACACTGATGTAAGCAGAGTGAAGAGACATTTTGCCGAGTATGTACTTACATCAGCGTACAGGGTGAAGTAACCCTCAGACCCGTCTTGGCCAGTGATGACGCCATGACGACGGTTGACCCCGGCGATGACGGTTCCCTGGAATTCGTTGGGTGCAACGATCTCCACCGACATAATGGGCTCAAGAATCACcacattagcattttccatTGCTATTTAAAGAAGACGAAAGAGTGCATCAGAATTCAGAGAAAACGGACACTTTCAGAAATGCATTAAAATCTTACAGTCTATAAGTGTTTGTTCATTATGGGTTTTATACTAAAGAAAAATCAATTGGgcttgaaataaaacagtacAAAGTAAAGATCTTAGAGATTTCCAGAATAAAAGTAATCAATCTTAGCTATCATGTTCTCTCACTCATCGTTTTTTCCTCTCACTTTCACACCAAAAGTGTTTCCTGAAGTGTTGTTGGTTCTCATCTTACTGGGATCTTGTGGAACAGATATGCTTCAGGGTTTCAATCTATACATATTAAATCAGAATGCAACCTTATCCAtagtgctgttgtttttttttttccatgtcttTGCATGAGTAAAGAACAAGTAAAGAACTCTCACTTCCCATTCCCTATGAACCATATGTTCTGATTGTTGTAGATTGTGATTTTGAATATTATTCACAGCATATAGAAATTGAGAGTATGTTTGCTCATGCAAAAGTTATCATAAGTGTTTGTATGGCTATGATACTCTAATATGTCCAGAataaatccagaaaaaaaacacaaatatgctGGTTGTACACTGAGCCACTGTCTCTTGTGACCatctcatgattttttttcttaccagtGTGATTTCCTGTAGCCTGTCCATGCCAATCCATTCATTAGTCAGACACTAAGTCAACCTAAAGTCGTTTGCTTATAGAAGCTCGTTGGCATAAAGGGTGTAGAGTGGAGCTACACACTGACCCTGTTTCATAGCGCCCTCTCCAGCTCGGATAAACGAGATCTCATTCGAGTCCACCATGTGATGCGCTCCGTCGTCCAATACAAATCGCACACCAGATACCTTATGGCTTGTCAGAGGCCCCTTCTCACATGCCTCCTTGAAACCCTACAGGGAACAGAAAGTAAGAAAAAGTTAGAGCTGAAGAGTgagggcaggagagagagagagagagaagaatggCTGCACAAAGACTGTGGGAACAAAGAGTCGAGAATAAGGACAAGGATTTGTTCATAATTCTTGGTCGCTTTCTATCCTTGAGCAACTTCAAGGGGATTAGAAAGGTGTGCTTGTAATTCTAATTAGAGTTGGTGATCAATGAAGCCTAATCCTATTCAGAGGCTCTGCAGTACTGAAACATCTAGCCCCTTGTACAGTATACTGAAGCTCAGTCACAGTACTATAAGCAGTACTATGTCTCCAGAGAACCACTCATAAATAGGACTCGGTCTTGTCTACCTACTCTAAATGTCAAACATATGGTGTGTTTGTAGGCCTGGGTGTTTCACACAATGTGCCATTTTGCTCAATCAAAGACATGGTGCACTTTGAGATTTATCAACATTCAGCTTCAGGAGGAGTTAATACTGTTCATTAACACCACTACAAGCTTTGGAAAGTGTTTCTTCTTCAAATTAAGAAACAGGAAGATGATCTGGATAACCGTTCACAAGTGTTGTGCAAGTAAACGGACAGATCCCAAATGAGGAAACTTGCCTTTTCAACAGCAGGCACAAACTGTTTGGGTATGTTGGTGCCAATGGTCTGGTCTTCAAATTCAACCTTGGTGTAATTTTCTGCATCCAAAGGTTCCAGTACTCCCACCACTTTACCGTACTGCCCAGACCCTCCAGACTGCTTCTTGTGAGTGAAGTCAAATCTAGAAACCAGGAAGCAGAACAGTACAGAACTTTTCTCCACACTCTGATCAAAGTAAAACTCCATGTAGTCATGCAGGGTATATGAGCACATTCAATTTAATGTTTGTCTGAAACACTTATTTAATATCAAATTAAGATCATTTTTACACAACTgctatatattgtatatgaacacaaaatgaaatgtgcaATGCTGATATAATGATGAAAATATTTAGACAATATTATAAAAGATAATACAGTATAAGGTGTGGATATATGATGAAactaatttgtttaaaaataaaaatgcaaacgtTAACACAGAAGCTAGGCATGCCGTCTCTTTAAGAGAAGGCGGGACAGTTAGCAAAGACAGGAAGTAGGAAGGGCATTCCACAGGAGTGCAACAGCAACTTGAGCACAACTGAGCAAGTTAAACAGTGTGTACGAGCACCACTAGAATCTTCTGCTTCTTTTGTTTACCTAGTACTAGTCTTTACTCAAAAGCAACATGATCTGAAAAACCAGGGCCAAAGTCCACAAGCTGAGCAACCGCACCCTTTCTCTTGTGAATTTTATCGTTTCTCAGGACAGTGAGGATCAGGTCGAGCTAAACATGACTTCAAGAGAACTGAATCCTAAATTTTATGAAGCATCACGGGCGGGCCAGGCCATCCAACACTACATCAACACCGTCCATGGCTCACCATTCAGGCTGTATACTGTGACCCAAGTCCACAAGGCAAGAGCAGAGGTAAACCAAGACCAAATTTCTTCACTTTTCTACACTAAGAACAGGTAAAATAACCAATGTTTGTGCTAGGGTAACCTGTGGATTTATCTCCCACTGACAGGACATGGGTGAATCAGGGATGAAGTACATCCTTGAATTCTCTGTGAAGGACATCGTCGGTGAGGTGAGTACAGTTTTATATCTTTTATACACCTTATTTGGTCATGTTTGAGTTtgctggtgtgtgagtgtgtgtaggcAGATTAGATTAACCTTTGACCTATTTAGTCTCCGTGAATATTTGCTATGTGAAGATGAGACTGTGTATATAGAATGAACACAGTGCCACAAGTTATTAACATGTACAAAAAGGTTCATTGTTCAGATCTGGTAAGATTGTTACAATCCATTATTTTACTAACTGaataaatcaatcagtcatTATACTTCTCGTTAATTGGTTCATCTAGAAGACCACTGTGTTGGTGTTAACCCCACTAATTAATCAGTTGTTTGATGTTTCTCATTGTGCTTTTTTGTCTTAGTCAGCTGCCTGTAACAATTGAAAAACTAAAGCTGTAAAATGTTCCCCTTACCCAAAATGCACCGTATTGGCCGATGAGTTTGCTGCTCCTTTACTTTTGTACTGGAGCTGCAAAGCTAAGACGGCGGGCGAACAAGTAATGAAAAGCTACAGCTGCTAGTTTAGCATTATGCAAGGAAGTCATGCATTAGGAAGTCAGAATCGAATGGATATGCTGTTATCTACACAAACGGACAAAACAACAGCACAGAGAtacatagtagtagtagtagtagaacaacccactactactactacaaggGCAGAAACCACCATCAACAATAAGAGTATTAATACGGTCATTCCTACTGTATTTGGTAgaagaatatttatatattttttaaaaaaagtttatgatCATTCTTTAACTATAGCAGCATGTAGGCAACACTGCAGTGAATAGGAAAACACCCCTCATTTTAGTTCTCAATTTATAAACAAACTAGCTCACAAAGCCAATATTAAACTGAATTATATTATGATTTTGTTCTTGACCTACATTTTATCATTATATGTAATCGTTTTATTTTAGCTTTTAGTTAGACTAACATTGCTAGCAAGTGacatacaacacaatacaagcatttttttttaatgctaaacttaaccaaggGAACATTTTCTGGCAATACAAACATGTCTGTAAATGTATTTCTCAGTAGAAGTGAGTCTTCactaggtcttatttagtttagaccaaaacaaaatgtactgtaGATAAGAGCTGTTCTTGTGCTGCCTTCTGAACAGAACAGGTTGTGAGTGCACCACAATGACCTAGGTAACTTCCACTGATTACTGGCACATGCCTAGCTGTGAACGTACTTAGAAATTTCGAATGCGAGTAAATTAAATGAACGGAAGTATGGTATGCTGCAGAGTTCAGAGGGCCAGTGCTCGGCAGAGGTGCTCTACCCAAGAGGGGAGACTCAGCGTCCACCTCAGGTCCAGTGCTCCTGTGATGGTCTACCTCGTCTTAACACCACTGATAAGGAGCAGGCATTCTACCAGCAATACAGTGTCAATAGCAATGCTGTAACTGCAAGCTCCATACCAGGTATGGTCTTATACAGCTCTGCAATGTACACCAAGACCTGAGACATATTTCTAAAACCAGAGTATGCAAGTGGTACAGTGGTGCTAATCCAAAAAGTCTGTATCCTGGTGTAGTGCTTGGGATTCCTATCAGATAATGGTATTTATGGAGGTTTTGTGGAAGTTTTGGGATAGTGACATCAATTTCAAACGTGGTGTTAAAGTTACCATGTTAAAGAGCAGTAACAAACAATGGAGGAGTTTCAAGAGGGGAAGAGTTTTTCCATTGTACTTGATGTAAATGGTATCAGACATTACACTATATATggaagggttgttttttttgtgtcccCCCATTACATTTGAGTGCGATTGTGTGCATTGTTTCTAGATtcacccatgtgtgtgtgtggtaccttTGGCaccatgaaaaaaagaaaagaaaagaaaaaaaaggtttaccaAGTTACACTGATCATCGTCTCTCTACAGACAGCTATGGTCACGTGGAGCCTGATATGGTCCCTTTCTGGCACTTGGGACGGTTGGCCGCCAGCTTTATCATGCTTAACGAGTCCAATGAAAAGACACTCTACAACATGGCTCAAGTGTCCAAGATTAAACAGCTGGTGAGAAGATTATGTTAAGATTGTTAATTCCACATGGGTTATGTGGTACTGAATAAGCACAATTTGCAATTAAGTAGCAATTGAAATTATGAATATGACAGGTACTTTTTCTTACTTCTTTGTCATTCTTACTTTCCCCTTGTTAAACATTCCAGAAGAGTGAAGATGACCAGCTAAATTTCGAGTATGAGGTTCTCCTTCATGACATGATTTCCCAGGTAACAACAAATACCAATGAATCTGAATAGTTACTATGGAGTTAACTGATCTTACTGATCGATGTAATTCACGATTGCCATTACGCTTGAActaaagtcatttttattttactcagaaTGGCAAATGCTAATCGCAGGCTGAGCGGTACTGAACtctattcacatttttttcccctcaggaGATTATTCGTTGGAAGCTGCTAATCACCTGGTCTCCAGCAAGGAGTGTAAAAGTTGTAGAAAGTGAATTGCTGCCACGATGCCGCTGCAACTAAAACCCTCAACTATactataataaaaacattactgtaaaGTTGCTTCTTGAAATGGCTGCCACATTTTACCTACAGCTATAATAACTGGATTGATgttttgagtaaataaataagcaggcTACGTCAACTACTACTCTTGAtattctatatacacacactttccacAAAATCGTAATGAGAAAACAGATGAACTGTAAAAGGCAGTCGTTCGTAGGAACCGGTTCAACTGTTATTGAATCACTCCAAAatgatttggaaaaaaatggGTTGAATCGAAGGGTTGAAAGTGGTAGCTAGTATTTATAACAAATGatgtatgtaaaatgtaatgatcAATGAAAAACTAGCCCTTTAAAACATTAGCTATTTTCAAGCAAGTATTAATCtataaactaaaaaaagagtgagagacagacacaagATTACTGGGAAATAGCATGAATTCAAGGGGAAGTCTGTGTGTGATATAGTTGTGCCTGGTGCTGGAAATTGTGTGCAATTACTTACAACAGGTTTGTAATGTGGTGTACAACATCTGGCCTAATGGCTAGTAATCTTGTTTTGGGTTATAACTATGGTTTCACTGAGaacatgctgtttttatttaatgattttaaatagGTTTAAGCTTTTCTAACAACTGCTGTGAACAgttgggggggggaggggggatgaAGGAAATGTGGTAAGTGTTCCATCAACAGACTGAACCTCACATTAACTGCCAAATCTACTCATCTTAAGCGTTCATGCAACATGAAATATTGCC includes these proteins:
- the lxn gene encoding latexin — its product is MLIPPAFVYIPVQLPHFTSKTAPLLRVSSYFLFQTPFFRAFLSLPCFSFNMNWSCLVCLVPLSLVWHCPVIYSSPMTRTPDTGSQIEVDCPSSCVFPPFLNSPSPTKDSEDQVELNMTSRELNPKFYEASRAGQAIQHYINTVHGSPFRLYTVTQVHKARAEDMGESGMKYILEFSVKDIVGESSEGQCSAEVLYPRGETQRPPQVQCSCDGLPRLNTTDKEQAFYQQYSVNSNAVTASSIPDSYGHVEPDMVPFWHLGRLAASFIMLNESNEKTLYNMAQVSKIKQLKSEDDQLNFEYEVLLHDMISQEIIRWKLLITWSPARSVKVVESELLPRCRCN